Proteins encoded in a region of the Euleptes europaea isolate rEulEur1 chromosome 3, rEulEur1.hap1, whole genome shotgun sequence genome:
- the LOC130475183 gene encoding matrix Gla protein-like, translating to MRTLIVLVFLAVLMVTAFCYESHESMESHEFASPFINRRNAYNFMKYLPKRNSIVQERIRERNKSPQERQREICEDYNPCERYALRHGYAAAYRRFFGQRKG from the exons atgCGGACCCTCATTGTTCTTGTGTTCCTGGCTGTCCTGATGGTGACAGCTTTCTGCTATG AGTCCCACGAGAGTATGGAATCACATGAATTTGCAA GTCCTTTCATTAACAGAAGAAATGCCTACAACTTCATGAAGTATCTACCCAAAAGGAATTCTATTGTGCAGGAAAG gatcagagagcGCAACAAGAGCCCCCAGGAACGACAGCGGGAGATCTGCGAGGACTACAATCCCTGTGAGCGTTATGCTCTGCGCCATGGCTATGCTGCTGCCTACAGGCGTTTCTTTGGGCAGAGAAAGGGCTAG